In one window of Opitutus sp. GAS368 DNA:
- a CDS encoding alanine--glyoxylate aminotransferase family protein, with protein sequence MSYKLFIPGPIAVSEKTLRAMAQPMIGHRSTDFVALYQSLTPQLQAVFSTKDPVYLSTSSAWGVMEGSLRNVVKKKVLCCMNGAFSDKWLDVAQRCGLAAGALKAEWGQPVDPAALRAALATGEYDAVTLIHNETSCGCMSDLPALMAVLRDFPDVTSIVDTISSCSALPIKKDELGIDVMITGSQKAFAMPPGLSIFSVSKRALAKAATITGRGYYFDFLEFQKNHEGGMTPSTPVIPLIYALKSKLEDFAAEGLENRYARHVRLNQKVRDWAFAKGFKLFPKEGYGSVTLNCFANTLNVDLAALNKLLKSKHHLVIDGGYGKLKGKTFRISNMGDETDETIAALLKALDASLAELGVK encoded by the coding sequence ATGAGCTACAAACTTTTCATTCCCGGCCCGATCGCCGTCTCGGAGAAAACCTTGCGCGCGATGGCGCAGCCCATGATCGGCCACCGCAGCACGGATTTCGTCGCGCTCTACCAGTCGCTCACGCCGCAGCTGCAGGCGGTTTTCTCCACCAAGGACCCGGTCTACCTCAGCACCAGCAGCGCCTGGGGCGTGATGGAGGGTTCGCTGCGGAATGTCGTGAAGAAAAAGGTGCTCTGCTGCATGAACGGCGCCTTCTCCGACAAGTGGCTCGACGTCGCCCAGCGCTGCGGCCTGGCCGCCGGCGCGCTCAAGGCCGAGTGGGGCCAGCCCGTCGACCCGGCCGCCTTGCGCGCCGCGCTCGCCACCGGCGAATACGACGCCGTCACGCTCATCCACAACGAGACCTCCTGCGGCTGCATGAGCGACCTGCCCGCGCTCATGGCGGTACTGCGCGACTTCCCGGACGTCACCAGCATCGTCGACACCATCAGCTCCTGCAGCGCTCTGCCGATCAAGAAGGATGAGCTCGGCATCGACGTCATGATCACCGGTTCGCAGAAGGCTTTCGCCATGCCGCCGGGCCTGTCGATCTTCTCGGTCTCCAAGCGCGCCCTCGCCAAGGCCGCCACCATCACCGGCCGCGGCTATTATTTCGACTTCCTCGAGTTCCAGAAGAACCACGAAGGCGGCATGACCCCGAGCACGCCGGTCATCCCGCTCATCTACGCGCTCAAGTCCAAGCTCGAGGACTTCGCCGCCGAGGGCCTGGAGAACCGCTACGCCCGCCACGTCCGCCTGAACCAGAAAGTCCGCGACTGGGCGTTCGCCAAGGGCTTCAAGCTGTTCCCGAAGGAAGGCTACGGCTCGGTCACGCTCAACTGCTTCGCCAACACGCTCAATGTCGATCTCGCCGCATTGAACAAACTCCTGAAGTCGAAGCATCACCTCGTGATCGACGGCGGCTACGGCAAACTCAAGGGCAAGACCTTCCGCATCTCGAACATGGGCGACGAGACTGACGAGACCATCGCCGCGCTGCTCAAGGCGCTCGATGCGTCGCTGGCGGAATTGGGCGTGAAGTAA
- the lpxK gene encoding tetraacyldisaccharide 4'-kinase — MPNRWFRHKADEFEQFAIDVIMGRREGTLAALFGAFLQLCSYLFSGIVQLRLWLYRNRILRDQPLGCLVVVVGNLTVGGTGKTPVVEMFAKALRDRGRKVAILSRGYKSKAPPLWQKWWFWLNHTAEPPPRIVSDGAKVLLDSEVAGDEPFMLARNLPGVVVLVDKNRVKAGAFAIKEFGCDTLVLDDGFQYLPLKGRLNLLLVDKTNPFGNGFLLPRGILREPVKHLQRASYVFLTKSKGVRDEELEAMIAKFNPTAEIIECAHKPQYLQRIDTGERLPLTALAGRRVGALSGIAAPESFEAFLRETGAKLVYTRRFLDHYRFTHEDLGDVFSEAEEAGVEIMVTTEKDAVRIEAGEKFPMPCYYLRLEIEILRGAADFQEAVGKICFPRGEPAIASNPPV, encoded by the coding sequence ATGCCCAACCGCTGGTTCCGTCATAAAGCCGATGAATTCGAGCAGTTCGCGATCGATGTCATCATGGGGCGGCGCGAGGGGACGCTGGCGGCGCTGTTCGGAGCGTTCCTCCAGCTGTGCTCGTATCTCTTCAGCGGCATTGTGCAGCTCCGGCTCTGGCTCTACCGCAACCGCATCCTGCGCGACCAGCCGCTCGGCTGCCTCGTGGTAGTGGTCGGCAACCTGACCGTCGGCGGCACGGGCAAGACGCCCGTCGTGGAAATGTTCGCCAAGGCCCTGCGCGACCGCGGCCGCAAGGTCGCCATCCTTTCCCGCGGCTACAAGAGCAAGGCCCCGCCGCTGTGGCAGAAGTGGTGGTTCTGGCTCAACCACACCGCGGAGCCGCCGCCGCGCATCGTCAGCGACGGCGCGAAGGTGCTGCTCGATTCCGAGGTGGCCGGCGACGAGCCGTTCATGCTGGCGCGCAACCTGCCCGGGGTGGTCGTGCTCGTGGACAAGAACCGCGTGAAGGCCGGCGCCTTCGCCATCAAGGAATTCGGCTGCGACACGCTCGTGCTCGACGACGGCTTCCAATACCTGCCGCTGAAGGGCCGGCTCAACCTGCTGCTGGTCGACAAGACGAACCCGTTTGGCAACGGCTTCCTGTTGCCGCGCGGCATCCTGCGCGAGCCGGTGAAGCACCTGCAGCGCGCTTCCTACGTGTTCCTCACGAAGTCGAAGGGCGTGCGCGACGAGGAGCTGGAGGCGATGATCGCGAAGTTCAATCCGACGGCGGAAATCATCGAGTGCGCCCACAAGCCGCAATACCTCCAGCGCATCGATACGGGCGAACGGCTGCCGCTCACGGCGCTGGCCGGCCGCCGGGTCGGCGCGCTCAGCGGCATCGCGGCACCGGAGAGCTTCGAGGCGTTCCTGCGGGAAACGGGTGCCAAGCTCGTCTACACGCGCCGGTTCCTCGACCACTACCGCTTCACCCACGAGGATCTGGGCGACGTCTTCAGCGAGGCGGAGGAGGCCGGCGTCGAGATCATGGTCACGACCGAGAAGGACGCCGTGCGCATCGAGGCGGGGGAGAAGTTCCCCATGCCCTGCTACTACCTCCGGCTCGAGATCGAGATTTTGCGCGGGGCGGCGGACTTCCAGGAGGCGGTCGGCAAGATCTGCTTCCCGCGGGGCGAGCCCGCCATCGCCTCGAATCCGCCGGTGTGA
- a CDS encoding aminopeptidase, with the protein MSDPRFTRLAEVLTGFSTDLKKGERVLIDAFDVPDTFTIALVRAAQERGALPYVNVQRARITRELLKGATIEQYGTTAEVELQRMKHMQAYIAVRGSDNIFETSDVPADRVQAMSKVMKPVLDHRVNKTKWVVLRWPSSAMAQQAGMSTQAFEDFYFRVCTFDYRRYGPGMKALAGLMNQTDRVHLQGPGTDLRFSIKGIGAVPCGGLRNIPDGEVFSCPVKDSVEGVIQYNAPTVYLGTSFDNIRLVFKKGRIVEATSNNTKRLNEILDTDAGSRYIGEFAIGFNPHILEPMRDILFDEKIAGSFHFTPGQAYEEGGNGNKSTVHWDMVNIQRPEYGGGEIWFDGKLIRKDGLFTLPALKKLNPDQLLKV; encoded by the coding sequence ATGAGTGATCCCCGTTTTACCCGGCTGGCCGAGGTGCTGACCGGTTTCTCCACCGACCTGAAGAAGGGCGAGCGCGTGCTCATCGACGCTTTCGACGTGCCCGACACCTTCACCATCGCCCTCGTGCGGGCCGCCCAGGAGCGCGGGGCGCTGCCCTACGTGAATGTGCAGCGGGCCCGGATCACGCGCGAATTGCTCAAGGGCGCGACCATTGAGCAATACGGCACGACCGCCGAGGTCGAGCTGCAGCGCATGAAGCACATGCAGGCCTACATCGCCGTGCGCGGCTCGGACAACATCTTCGAGACCTCCGACGTGCCGGCCGACCGGGTGCAGGCGATGTCCAAGGTGATGAAGCCGGTGCTCGACCACCGCGTGAACAAGACGAAGTGGGTCGTGCTCCGCTGGCCGTCGTCCGCCATGGCCCAGCAGGCCGGCATGAGCACGCAGGCTTTCGAGGATTTCTATTTCCGCGTCTGCACCTTCGACTACCGGCGCTACGGCCCGGGCATGAAGGCGCTGGCCGGCCTGATGAACCAGACCGACCGCGTGCACCTGCAGGGTCCGGGCACCGACCTCCGGTTCTCGATCAAGGGCATTGGCGCCGTGCCGTGCGGCGGCCTGCGCAACATTCCCGACGGTGAGGTGTTCTCCTGCCCGGTGAAGGACAGCGTCGAGGGCGTGATCCAATACAACGCACCCACGGTCTACCTGGGCACCTCGTTCGACAACATCCGGCTCGTCTTCAAGAAGGGCCGGATCGTCGAGGCCACGAGCAACAACACGAAGCGCCTGAACGAAATTCTCGATACCGACGCCGGCTCGCGCTACATCGGCGAGTTCGCCATCGGCTTCAACCCGCACATCCTCGAACCGATGCGCGACATCCTCTTCGACGAGAAGATCGCGGGCTCCTTCCATTTCACCCCCGGCCAGGCCTACGAGGAGGGAGGCAACGGCAACAAATCGACCGTGCACTGGGATATGGTCAACATCCAGCGCCCCGAATATGGCGGCGGCGAAATCTGGTTCGACGGCAAGCTTATCCGCAAGGACGGCCTTTTCACGCTGCCGGCGCTGAAGAAGCTCAATCCGGACCAATTGCTCAAGGTTTGA
- a CDS encoding RluA family pseudouridine synthase, with amino-acid sequence MQASSYTIPAGSRRERADKVLAQAFPEHSRAAIQRAMEAGLVKADGKVIDQSQEVLPGQTLEFSLPETVAAELRAVDIPLNVIFEDKHLIVLNKAAGMVVHPGTGTGEDTMVHALLAHCAGELSGIGGVERPGIVHRLDKDTSGLLVVAKNDTAHRALADQFASRALTKEYVALVSGVPKTDSGSIDRSIARHPVHRHRMTTGEGGRPSRTDWTVEKKFGSQAALLRCRIHTGRTHQIRVHLKSLGHPILGDATYGWKQNPQLPTPPRVMLHAEHLVFTHPVSGKTMDLNAPLPSDFKKMLTALRKL; translated from the coding sequence TTGCAAGCAAGCTCCTACACAATTCCCGCAGGCAGCCGCCGCGAGCGCGCCGACAAGGTGCTGGCCCAGGCCTTTCCCGAGCACAGCCGCGCGGCCATCCAGCGCGCCATGGAAGCCGGGTTGGTCAAGGCGGATGGCAAGGTCATAGACCAGAGCCAGGAAGTGCTGCCCGGCCAGACGCTCGAGTTTTCGTTGCCAGAGACCGTCGCCGCAGAGCTGCGGGCGGTGGACATCCCGCTCAACGTGATTTTCGAGGACAAGCACCTCATCGTGCTCAACAAGGCCGCGGGCATGGTGGTGCATCCGGGCACCGGCACGGGCGAGGACACGATGGTGCACGCGCTGCTCGCCCATTGCGCCGGCGAGCTCAGCGGCATCGGCGGCGTGGAGCGGCCGGGCATCGTGCACCGGCTCGACAAGGATACGTCCGGCCTGCTTGTCGTCGCCAAGAACGACACGGCGCACCGCGCGCTGGCCGACCAGTTCGCCTCGCGCGCCCTCACGAAGGAATACGTGGCGCTCGTGTCCGGCGTGCCCAAGACCGACAGCGGCAGCATTGACCGGAGCATCGCCCGTCATCCCGTGCACCGGCACCGCATGACGACGGGCGAGGGCGGCCGGCCGTCGCGCACCGACTGGACCGTGGAGAAGAAATTCGGCAGCCAGGCGGCGCTGCTGCGCTGCCGCATCCACACGGGCCGGACGCATCAGATCCGCGTGCACCTCAAGTCGCTCGGCCACCCGATTCTCGGCGACGCCACCTACGGCTGGAAACAGAACCCCCAATTGCCCACGCCGCCACGCGTCATGCTCCATGCCGAGCACCTGGTCTTCACTCATCCCGTGAGCGGCAAGACCATGGATCTGAACGCGCCGCTGCCGTCCGATTTCAAGAAGATGCTGACGGCGTTGCGGAAGCTGTAG
- a CDS encoding transferrin receptor-like dimerization domain-containing protein, translated as MTSPRLLVLLSCVAAPLLAAEPAPGLLGFLPEHAAAQAGLETKFDAQLNPADLRGWLETMAAEPNHVGSPHDKLNAEFTLAKFQEWGWDAHIETFYVLYPTPLTQKLELVAPTTFTARIHEPEIAGDRTSGKTKDALPPYHAYGADGDVTAELVYVNRGMPDDYKELETHGVSVKGRIVIVRYGGGWRGLKPKLAYEHGAVGCLIYSDPADDGYGAGDVYPKGGYRPADGVQRGSVADMPVYPGDPLTPGIGATKDAKRLPLSEAKTVLKIPVMPISYADAQPMLAALAGSVVPPAWRGALPITYHIGPGPAKVHLAITSDWSLKPVYDVIATIKGRELPDQWVIRGNHRDGWVFGAWDPLSGHVAMMAEARSIGALVQSGWKPKRTLVYCSWDGEEPGLLGSTEWAETHADELQKKAVLYLNSDTNSRGFLQVAGSHALQSFVNQVAGSVRDPEMNVSVLARLRASLLVDGSKDGASAPERAIAKQLAAGQEVPIGALGSGSDFTPFLQHLGIGTLSIEFGGEDQQAGVYHSIYDSFDHYDRFGDPGYHYGIALAQTVGRVMLRMADADVLPVHETDFSDTVGRYLEEIHTLADNLRSSTEEKNRLIDANAYILASDPTETYVQPAKEGVVPFLNLAALDNAVLRLKQSAATCDRAGSQALAEGLKLTAAQRAEVETLLQGMEQALTDNTGLPGRDWFRHMIYAPGLLTGYGVKTLPGVREAIEGRRWAEAEKYSAITGHALDVYSDRLDRLSAILKPVPPKN; from the coding sequence ATGACATCCCCCCGCCTGTTGGTTCTGCTCTCCTGCGTCGCGGCTCCCCTCCTGGCGGCCGAACCGGCGCCCGGCCTGCTCGGCTTCCTGCCCGAGCATGCTGCCGCCCAAGCGGGCCTTGAGACGAAATTCGACGCCCAGCTCAATCCCGCCGATCTCCGCGGCTGGCTCGAGACGATGGCGGCGGAGCCCAATCACGTCGGCTCCCCGCACGACAAACTCAACGCCGAGTTCACCCTCGCGAAGTTCCAGGAATGGGGCTGGGACGCCCACATCGAGACCTTCTACGTGCTCTATCCGACGCCGCTCACCCAGAAGCTGGAGCTCGTCGCACCGACCACGTTCACCGCCAGGATCCACGAGCCGGAGATCGCCGGTGACCGGACCTCCGGCAAGACCAAGGATGCCCTGCCGCCCTACCACGCCTATGGCGCCGACGGCGATGTCACCGCGGAACTGGTCTACGTCAACCGCGGCATGCCCGACGACTACAAGGAACTCGAGACGCACGGCGTCAGCGTGAAGGGCCGCATCGTCATCGTCCGTTACGGCGGCGGCTGGCGCGGGCTCAAGCCCAAGCTCGCCTATGAGCACGGCGCGGTCGGCTGCCTGATTTACTCCGATCCGGCCGATGACGGCTATGGGGCCGGCGATGTTTATCCGAAGGGCGGCTACCGCCCGGCCGACGGCGTGCAGCGTGGTTCCGTCGCCGACATGCCGGTTTATCCCGGTGATCCGCTGACGCCCGGCATCGGTGCGACGAAGGATGCGAAGCGCCTGCCCCTCTCCGAGGCCAAGACCGTGCTCAAGATTCCGGTCATGCCGATTTCCTATGCCGACGCGCAGCCCATGCTCGCCGCCCTCGCCGGTTCGGTCGTGCCGCCCGCTTGGCGCGGGGCGCTGCCGATCACGTATCACATCGGACCCGGCCCGGCGAAGGTTCACCTCGCCATCACCTCCGACTGGAGTCTCAAGCCCGTCTATGACGTCATCGCGACCATCAAGGGCCGCGAACTGCCCGACCAGTGGGTCATCCGCGGCAACCACCGCGACGGCTGGGTGTTTGGCGCGTGGGATCCGCTGTCGGGCCACGTCGCGATGATGGCCGAGGCCAGGTCCATCGGCGCGCTCGTGCAGTCCGGCTGGAAGCCGAAGCGCACGCTCGTCTACTGCAGCTGGGATGGCGAGGAGCCGGGCCTGCTCGGCTCCACCGAATGGGCGGAGACGCACGCCGACGAGCTGCAGAAAAAGGCCGTCCTCTATCTCAACTCCGACACGAACAGCCGCGGCTTCCTGCAGGTGGCGGGCAGCCACGCGCTGCAGAGCTTCGTCAACCAGGTCGCCGGCAGCGTGCGCGATCCCGAGATGAACGTCAGTGTGCTGGCCCGCCTGCGCGCCAGCCTGCTCGTTGACGGCAGCAAGGACGGCGCCTCGGCGCCGGAGCGCGCCATCGCCAAGCAGCTCGCCGCCGGCCAGGAAGTGCCGATTGGCGCGCTGGGCTCCGGCTCGGACTTCACGCCCTTCCTCCAGCATCTCGGCATCGGCACGCTGAGCATCGAGTTCGGCGGCGAGGACCAGCAGGCCGGGGTTTACCACTCCATCTACGACTCCTTCGACCACTACGACCGCTTCGGGGACCCGGGTTACCACTACGGCATCGCCCTGGCGCAAACGGTCGGCCGCGTGATGCTGCGCATGGCCGACGCCGATGTGCTGCCGGTGCACGAGACGGATTTCAGCGACACCGTCGGTCGTTACCTGGAGGAGATCCACACGCTCGCCGACAACCTGCGCAGCAGCACCGAGGAGAAGAACAGGCTGATCGACGCCAACGCCTACATCCTCGCCTCCGACCCGACCGAAACCTACGTGCAACCGGCCAAGGAAGGCGTCGTGCCTTTCCTCAACCTGGCCGCGCTCGACAACGCCGTGCTCCGCCTCAAGCAGAGCGCCGCGACCTGCGACCGGGCCGGCAGCCAGGCCCTCGCCGAGGGACTCAAGCTCACCGCAGCCCAGCGCGCCGAGGTCGAGACGCTCCTGCAGGGCATGGAACAGGCGCTCACGGACAACACCGGGCTGCCCGGCCGCGACTGGTTCCGCCACATGATCTATGCGCCGGGCCTGCTCACCGGTTACGGGGTGAAGACCCTGCCCGGCGTGCGCGAGGCCATCGAAGGCCGGCGCTGGGCGGAGGCGGAGAAATATTCCGCCATCACCGGCCACGCGCTGGATGTCTATAGCGACCGCCTCGACCGGCTCAGCGCCATCCTGAAGCCGGTGCCGCCGAAGAACTGA
- a CDS encoding phosphatase — protein sequence MVNNTPTVAVIDIGSNSIKVLVAARDKSGAVTELTSRTIDARISAGIGKAKPQLTEEGMARGLAAVQELLADAAPFAPAKTILVATSAVRDAGNGADFRRRVKAATGYDIRILSGDEEANLIGRGLTCDPALADLKDFYVFDLGGGSLECLFFHDRQIQQAMSLQLGCVRLTERFIQDPAGPLPPHEGQALARHVWDELKRSGFRFPVIAPAAVFAGGSMTTVRAIKGARHGLALENTPAIIGTDTLSQLLDEVAPMTLEERKAIPGLPAARADVFPAALITIVTVADYAHIARFHHSLHNLRWGLAAEALASLG from the coding sequence GTGGTCAATAACACTCCCACCGTCGCGGTCATCGACATCGGCAGCAACTCGATCAAGGTGCTGGTCGCGGCCCGCGACAAGTCGGGCGCCGTCACCGAGCTCACATCCAGGACCATCGACGCCCGCATCAGCGCCGGCATCGGCAAGGCCAAGCCGCAGCTCACGGAGGAAGGGATGGCCCGCGGCCTCGCCGCCGTCCAGGAATTGCTGGCCGATGCGGCGCCCTTTGCTCCCGCCAAGACCATCCTCGTCGCCACCAGCGCGGTGCGTGACGCCGGCAACGGCGCCGACTTCCGCCGCCGGGTCAAGGCCGCCACCGGCTACGATATCCGGATCCTATCCGGCGACGAGGAGGCCAATCTCATCGGTCGCGGCCTGACCTGCGACCCCGCGCTCGCCGATCTGAAGGATTTCTATGTTTTCGATCTCGGCGGCGGCAGCCTCGAGTGCCTCTTCTTTCACGACCGCCAGATCCAACAGGCCATGAGCCTCCAGCTCGGGTGTGTGCGGTTGACCGAGCGTTTCATCCAAGACCCGGCCGGTCCGTTGCCGCCGCACGAAGGCCAGGCCCTGGCCCGGCATGTGTGGGACGAACTCAAGCGCAGCGGCTTTCGCTTTCCCGTCATCGCCCCGGCCGCGGTCTTCGCCGGCGGCAGCATGACCACCGTGCGCGCCATCAAGGGCGCCCGGCACGGCCTGGCGCTCGAGAATACGCCGGCCATCATCGGCACCGACACGCTGAGCCAGCTGCTCGACGAGGTGGCACCGATGACCCTTGAGGAACGCAAGGCCATCCCGGGCCTGCCCGCCGCGCGCGCCGACGTCTTCCCCGCGGCGTTGATCACCATTGTCACGGTGGCCGACTACGCGCATATTGCGCGCTTCCACCATTCGCTCCACAATCTCCGCTGGGGACTCGCCGCCGAGGCCCTGGCTTCCCTTGGCTAA